CGAAAATAAAAATTCAATGCTAGATAATGTTCTAGCGTCATATAATGATTTACATGTTCAATTTGTTTTACAAGCTAAAGTTATTAAATATGCCAAAAAATACAAGGACATAAAAGTTGGGTGCATGGTTGCTGATGCAACTTCTTATTCAATAGATTGTAATCCTGAAAATGTTATGGAAAATTTAAAAATGGATCAAATGAAAAAATTCTTTTACTATGATGTAATGGCAAAAGGAGAATACCCCGGTTATGCTTTAAGAATGTTTAAAGAATATGGTGTAAAAATTGATAAAACTCCAGAAGACGACAAAATTTTAAAGGAAAATCCAATTCAATTTATAACATTTAGCTATTATATGTCAGGAACAACTACAAAAACTGGTGGAGAGCTAACAGAAGCAAATGGTCTAAAGGCAGGAAAAAATCCATTTTTAGAAGCAACAGAATGAGGATGACAAATTGATCCGATTGGACTTAGATATACGCTAAATCAATTATGAGATAGATATCATTTACCATTATTTATTTCTGAAAATGGTATTGGTGTTTTAGAAAAACTTAATGAAAATAACACTGTAGAAGATGATTACAGAATTGATTATTTAGGTAGACATTTTGAGCAAATGAGCGAAGCAATAAAGGATGGTGTTGATGTATTTGGTTACACAATGTGAACACCAATTGACGTGGTTTCAGCATCAACAAATGAAATGTCAAAAAGATATGGTTTAATTTTTGTAGATTATGATGATTATCATAATGGAACAGGAAATAGATTTAAGAAAAAATCATATAATTGGTTTAAAAACTTTTTAGAAACAAAAGAAATTTAATTAAAAAACTTTTTATCAATATGATAAAGAGTTTTTTAATAAATTAACTAATAAATAAGTAAAAGTATTTATATTGTTATAATTTTCTTATAGACTGCAGAGGTTTTAATGGCTTGAATTTTAGAAAGAATTGAATATGCTTCAAAAGAGTACAAAAACTCAACTTATAAATTGATTGCGACAACGATTAAAAACTTAGTAGTTAGCAAAAAGATTGAAATATCTCAAAAAGAATTAGCAAACTTATGTTTTGTTAGCGAATCAACAATAACACAGTTTTCAAAATACTTAGGATTTTCAGGATTTAGAGAATTTTGATTCTTGTTAAAAAAAGAGTGTGAGAATTTTGAAAACTTAAATAAACAAACAATTAAAGATCAAAATGATTTTTATAAACCTATTTTTTCTTGGTTGGAAAATAACAAAGAGTTTATTAATAAAATAACTAAATCTATTTGTAAAAGTGATGAGGTTTTTATTTATTCTTCCAATCAAATGATTAATTCTGCAAATTTTATGCAAGATAGTTTCAATTCTTTGCAAAAAAGAACTCAGCTTTTGAATCAGACTCACTTTCAAAAACCATTTTTTTCGGAAGATAAAAAATATGTGATTATAATTTTTTTATCTGGTAGAGATAATGAAAATATCGAATTAATAGCAAACTCAATAAAAGAGTCGCCTTTTAGTAAAAGTATTAATATTTTCTTGTTTACTACTGAAAATCAATTAAAAAAAATAAATTTTAATCCGGAAGGAGTAATTTTGTTAGATATTATAAAAGATTGACCATCTTTTGTGCATAGAAATATAGCTGCTAATATTTTGATAGGTAGCATCTATTCATCAATTTTGTCTTATATTTAAAAAGTGCTTTTAATTTTAAAAAGCACTTTTTTGTTTTTTTAAAAGCAGCATAATAATATGGTTAAAAAATAAACTAATAATGTATATAAATGAATAAAATATTAGAAAGGCTAGAATGAAAGAAATAAAAATATTTGCTCCATCAGATGGTTTTGTTAAATATTTAGCTGAGCTAAACGATGGCGTTTTTTCAGAAGGAATGCTAGGAGACGGTTTTGTGTTTGAGCCAAGCTCTAAAACTTTGTACTCTCCATTAGAAAAAGGAGAAGTTGCTGAAATTTTTCACACTAAGCACGCATTCTTTTTTAAAAGTGAAGAAGCTCCAACAATTTTAATGCATATAGGATTAGAAACTGTTAAATTAAATGGTAAACCTTTTAAGGTAAAAGTTAATAAAAATGAAAAAATAAATTTAAACTCTGAAATAGTAGAAGTTGATTTAAAATTATTAAATGATTTAAACTTAGTTAAATCAACACCTATTGTTCTTGATTCAATGGATTCAAGCAACTGAAAGTTTGTATTTAAAAAAACAGGTAAAGTTAAAAAAGGAGAGCTCATAGGTGTTTTTTCAGAAAATAGCAAAGTAGAAAAAAGTAATTTAGAAGCTTACTTTGGAGCTGAAAATAAATACAGTATAGCCGCAGTTCAACTTAATTCTTTTGTTGGCGGAAAATCAAACTATAGTGAAGTATACAATTGCATGACTCGACTAAGATTTAAAATAAATGATAAATCAAAAGTTGATGAAAATAAAATATCAGAAAATCAAGTAGTTAAAGGAATAATATGAAATGGTGAAGAGCTACAAATTGTAATAGGACAAGATGTTTATAAATTAAAAGATGAAATTTCAAAACTTGATGTTGAAATTAATAAAAACGATAAAAAGCAGCCATTTCTTAAAAGATCTTTAGCAATGTTTTCCGGAATAATGGTTCCACTTATCCCGATATTTATAGGAACAGGTTTAATTCAAGCTTTAATTGGTATTTTAACATTAACAAATATAATGCCAACATTTACAATAACATCTGAAGGCATGGAGGCAATTAAAAATGCAACCGGCTGAGATATTTTTTGACTTATGTTATTTGTAACGGGGAAATCAGCCCCTCTATTTAATGGAATAGCTGTTGCTGTTTCAGCGTCAAAATATTTTGGATTAAGACTTTATGTAGGAGTTGGAATAGGTCTTATTTTAAGTTCACCAATATTATTTTTAGGAGGTGGAGCATTTGGTGCTGGTGGTGAATGAGTACTTTTTACGCTAGGGAAAATTAATGTTTCTGATCCTCAACTTCAATATATTTTAGATAGATGATTAACAATAATGATAACAGCAGGGAATTTAAAAATATTTGTAATAATTCCAGCTGTATACTTTGGTAAAGTACTAGATGAATGAATAAAAACTTGAATAAGCCCACTTTTTGAGCTAACTTGTAGATCATTTTTAGTTTATTTAATAGTTGGTATGTTCAGTCTATGTATACTAATGCCTGTTTGAAATTTTTCAGAAGGTATAATAGGCATAATTATGTACTTTATTTCAAAAATACCATTTGGAATAGGTTTGGGTGTTTACACTGGTCTATGACAAATATTTGTAATTTTTGGCATTCATGGAACAGTTGGAACTATAGCTGTGCTGCAAGCGTTAGTTAGTTTAACTTCTGGTCAGGGAGGTTATGCTGTATTTGTACCAGGGCAATCAATTTCAGTTTATTCTCAAATTGGCGCAATTATTGGTTTAATAATTGTTACAAAAAATAAAGAATTAAAAAAACAAGCAATGGGTATGGTCCCTGTAGGTTTTCTAGGTATTACAGAGCCCATTATATATGGTATAACACTACCAAGGAAAAGATTATTTATAGCTGCTATAATTTCTGCATTTATAGCAGGAACGTTTGCTGGTTTAGTTGGTGTAACTGCAAGGATAGGAACAGGTGTTGGTATTTTTGAAGGAATTGGTTATTTTCAATATACAGCATTTGATGTGGATGGAACAATTGCTAAGGCAACAGGCCAGTTATCATGAATAGCAAATGGATTATGATATGTAGCCTCTTGTGCTATTGCTTTGGTAACGGCCATATTGATTAGTATTTTAATGTACAAGGAAAGAATTAGTGAAAAAAAATCTATTAATATAATTAACAAAAAACTTTTTAATTATATTAAAAAAAGAAATAATTTAAATTATCAAGAAAAAGAAAACATACTAAATGATTTAAAAGGTAATTTTATTAATTTGTCTAGTCAAGATGAAATTGAAATAAAAAAGATTGAAAAAATTTTGATTTCTATTTTAAAAGCGAAAGTTAAAATATCAAATATTGAAGAAAAGCAGATAAAAGAAAAAAATAAATTAAGCAAAAGAGGAAGAAAAGCTTTTAAAAATAATAATATTGATCAAGCAGAAAAAATTAAAAGTCAAATTGAAAATTCAAAATACATTTTTGAATTAGAGCAAGCAACTGAAAAACTAAATCAAATTGAAAAAACCTTAAATCTTGATTGATTAAATCAATTTATTACTTCGTCAAACAAAGAAATAATTAATAAAATAAAGAAATTAAACATTTTTAATAAAAATGAATTAGAGTTACTTAAAAATAATTATGAAGAAGCCCTTAGTTCAGTACTTATAGCTTATAACTTCAAAAAACCGTTTACTGTAAGCGAAAAATTCAATTTTAAGAAATAAATAAAAAAGCGACTAACGCTTTTTTATTTTCCTAAACAATATTTCTTAAATATATTATCAATTATTTCCTCTTCATATTGCTCTCCTATAAGTTGATTTAAAAATTCTCAAGCTTGATGCAAATCAACATTAATAATATCAATAGGTACTCCAAAAATTATTGCATTTAAAGCTTGCTCAAGCTTATTTTTGATTTGCTCAACTAACGAAATTTGCTCTAAATTTATCAATATCAAAGAATCATTATTCATTATTTCTTCGTTAAAGTAAAGCCTCTCAATCATATTTAACAACATTTCAATGTCATTATTTATAGCACTCGTGAAAACAATATTTTCATATTCATTGATTAATTGAATTTTCTCTTCATTGCTAATTAATTCACTTTTATTAAATATCAAAATAAATTTTTTATTTTTTATTTTTAAAAAT
This window of the Mesoplasma chauliocola genome carries:
- a CDS encoding glycoside hydrolase family 1 protein, giving the protein MTKKLEFPQNFLWGGATAANQVEGAYDVDGKTLSLMEMIPFKEIEDRKNTSGSKVTKQTLLDSIENKAGLHFPKRHGIDFYHRYKEDIALFKEAGMKIFRMSIAWTRIFPNGNDKEPNKAGLEFYRNVFKECKKQGLEVMVTINHFDLPFWILQKQISWQSEELKDNYLRFAYLVIDEFHEYVKYWLPFNEINLGALIATSLMSENKNSMLDNVLASYNDLHVQFVLQAKVIKYAKKYKDIKVGCMVADATSYSIDCNPENVMENLKMDQMKKFFYYDVMAKGEYPGYALRMFKEYGVKIDKTPEDDKILKENPIQFITFSYYMSGTTTKTGGELTEANGLKAGKNPFLEATEWGWQIDPIGLRYTLNQLWDRYHLPLFISENGIGVLEKLNENNTVEDDYRIDYLGRHFEQMSEAIKDGVDVFGYTMWTPIDVVSASTNEMSKRYGLIFVDYDDYHNGTGNRFKKKSYNWFKNFLETKEI
- a CDS encoding MurR/RpiR family transcriptional regulator, encoding MAWILERIEYASKEYKNSTYKLIATTIKNLVVSKKIEISQKELANLCFVSESTITQFSKYLGFSGFREFWFLLKKECENFENLNKQTIKDQNDFYKPIFSWLENNKEFINKITKSICKSDEVFIYSSNQMINSANFMQDSFNSLQKRTQLLNQTHFQKPFFSEDKKYVIIIFLSGRDNENIELIANSIKESPFSKSINIFLFTTENQLKKINFNPEGVILLDIIKDWPSFVHRNIAANILIGSIYSSILSYI
- a CDS encoding glucose PTS transporter subunit IIA; its protein translation is MKEIKIFAPSDGFVKYLAELNDGVFSEGMLGDGFVFEPSSKTLYSPLEKGEVAEIFHTKHAFFFKSEEAPTILMHIGLETVKLNGKPFKVKVNKNEKINLNSEIVEVDLKLLNDLNLVKSTPIVLDSMDSSNWKFVFKKTGKVKKGELIGVFSENSKVEKSNLEAYFGAENKYSIAAVQLNSFVGGKSNYSEVYNCMTRLRFKINDKSKVDENKISENQVVKGIIWNGEELQIVIGQDVYKLKDEISKLDVEINKNDKKQPFLKRSLAMFSGIMVPLIPIFIGTGLIQALIGILTLTNIMPTFTITSEGMEAIKNATGWDIFWLMLFVTGKSAPLFNGIAVAVSASKYFGLRLYVGVGIGLILSSPILFLGGGAFGAGGEWVLFTLGKINVSDPQLQYILDRWLTIMITAGNLKIFVIIPAVYFGKVLDEWIKTWISPLFELTCRSFLVYLIVGMFSLCILMPVWNFSEGIIGIIMYFISKIPFGIGLGVYTGLWQIFVIFGIHGTVGTIAVLQALVSLTSGQGGYAVFVPGQSISVYSQIGAIIGLIIVTKNKELKKQAMGMVPVGFLGITEPIIYGITLPRKRLFIAAIISAFIAGTFAGLVGVTARIGTGVGIFEGIGYFQYTAFDVDGTIAKATGQLSWIANGLWYVASCAIALVTAILISILMYKERISEKKSINIINKKLFNYIKKRNNLNYQEKENILNDLKGNFINLSSQDEIEIKKIEKILISILKAKVKISNIEEKQIKEKNKLSKRGRKAFKNNNIDQAEKIKSQIENSKYIFELEQATEKLNQIEKTLNLDWLNQFITSSNKEIINKIKKLNIFNKNELELLKNNYEEALSSVLIAYNFKKPFTVSEKFNFKK